Proteins encoded in a region of the Cyanobacteria bacterium QS_8_64_29 genome:
- a CDS encoding YqeG family HAD IIIA-type phosphatase — protein sequence MNWTALLQPDAVLDGSVTSLTPAFLQQHRLQGLILDVDRTLVPLNSRRASEELQQWVAQVRPNVQLWLVSNNLGEARIRSIASSLELPYLSGAAKPSRRKLRQALAGMALPAERAAMVGDRLFTDVLAGNRLGLFTILVEPVRDPHAGDAHPVRDAEVWLSQRLGVSLARARLE from the coding sequence GTGAACTGGACGGCCCTGCTACAGCCCGATGCAGTCCTTGACGGATCGGTCACCAGCTTGACCCCTGCGTTCCTGCAGCAGCACCGCTTGCAGGGCTTGATCTTGGATGTCGATCGCACCCTAGTGCCGCTCAACAGCCGCCGGGCCTCCGAGGAGCTCCAGCAATGGGTGGCCCAAGTGCGGCCCAACGTCCAGCTGTGGCTGGTGAGCAACAACCTGGGCGAAGCGCGCATTCGCAGCATTGCCAGCTCGCTGGAGCTGCCCTACCTGTCAGGGGCGGCCAAACCGTCGCGGCGCAAGCTGCGGCAGGCACTTGCGGGGATGGCCCTGCCGGCCGAGCGCGCGGCCATGGTCGGCGATCGCCTGTTTACGGACGTGCTGGCCGGCAACCGCTTGGGCCTGTTCACAATTTTGGTCGAGCCCGTGCGCGATCCGCACGCCGGCGACGCCCATCCCGTCCGGGACGCTGAAGTGTGGCTCTCGCAGCGTTTGGGCGTCTCGCTCGCCAGGGCCCGGTTGGAGTAA